In a single window of the Thamnophis elegans isolate rThaEle1 chromosome 8, rThaEle1.pri, whole genome shotgun sequence genome:
- the PEX2 gene encoding peroxisome biogenesis factor 2, with translation MASKDNNVNKVIPVLRISQLDALELNKALEQLVWSQFSCCFHGFKPGLLARFEPEIKASLWLFLWRFTICSKNATVGQALLNIQYTNDLSQIQKYQTLSKQQKLWYLICTVGGKWLEERCYDLFSKRPLESFQRTKYFINLIVKLLRLCELLNFLIFLHKGKFATLTERILGIRSVFCQPQGVRPIAFEYMNRELLWHGFAEFLVFLLPLINMQKLKLKISSWSLPVRKNFSNESMSEISHKECSVCGEWPTMPHTIGCSHVFCYYCIKSCFLSDIYFTCPKCGTEVQDLQPLKYKLEMKEI, from the coding sequence ATGGCATCGAAGGACAACAATGTCAACAAAGTGATTCCTGTCCTCAGAATTAGTCAGCTGGATGCACTTGAACTGAACAAAGCCTTGGAACAACTAGTTTGGTCCCAGTTCTCTTGCTGTTTTCATGGATTTAAACCTGGACTCTTGGCTCGTTTTGAACCAGAAATTAAAGCATCTCTCTGGCTTTTTTTGTGGAGATTCACCATCTGCTCCAAGAATGCAACAGTGGGACAGGCTCTACTGAACATTCAATACACAAATGATTTATCCCAAATACAGAAATACCAGACATTGAGCAAGCAACAGAAATTATGGTATCTTATTTGTACTGTTGGCGGGAAATGGCTGGAAGAAAGGTGTTATGATTTATTTAGCAAACGTCCATTGGAGTCATTCCAAaggacaaaatattttattaacttaATAGTGAAGCTTCTCAGACTCTGTGAGTTGCTAAACTTCCTAATTTTTCTTCATAAGGGAAAATTTGCTACACTTACTGAGCGTATTTTAGGAATTAGATCAGTGTTCTGCCAGCCACAGGGTGTCCGTCCAATTGCTTTTGAATACATGAACCGAGAACTCTTGTGGCATGGATTTGCTGAGTTTCTGGTGTTCCTTTTGCCACTTATTAACATGCAGAAACTCAAACTCAAGATTTCTTCTTGGTCTTTACCTGTTAGGAAAAACTTCAGTAATGAAAGTATGTCAGAAATAAGTCACAAGGAATGTTCTGTGTGCGGGGAATGGCCTACTATGCCTCATACTATTGGCTGCTCACATGTTTTTTGTTACTATTGTATTAAAAGTTGCTTCTTATCGGATATATACTTTACCTGTCCTAAATGTGGCACCGAGGTGCAAGATCTCCAGCCGTTAAAATATAAGTTAGAAATGAAAGAGATATAA